The stretch of DNA GCAAGGTCATCAGTACCACTATCATGGAGCTTCAATGTGTGAATGGCAATGCCATCACAGCACACCTTAAAGAAGACCTCCAGAGAATCCTGAATGCTTTTGCCGAGGCATATAGGGCCCCGAGTTTTATTTTGAATATAATAATAAGATGCAGGTTCTATATCATCCACTACCCAAGCAGCCATTTATCCAGTCATCCCTCCAGAAAAGTTGGTGATATTGCCATTAAACATAAACCACTTTCCCTCAAAAACAAGCATCAACTCAGAGATCAACCACCACCTCAGTAGTGCTAGCCAAGCAAGATTAAAGAAAACTCTTTGAAGACATTGACCAGTTGCTCTTCCTACGTATTGTATAGAGCTGAACCATGGACCACTTGAAAACCCTGGTGCAATACCACCAAAGACCCTTGTGAAAGATTTGAGaatcagctggaaggacaggCACACTATCACTAGTGTACCAgaggaggccaacatgaacagcatctccaccacAATAAGGCAATACTAACACCAATGGATAGGTCATGTCACCTGGATGCCCAACTCATATCTCCCAAAAACAGATCCTTTATTCCCAATTGAAGGAAGGTCAGAGAGCCCCTGGTGGACAAAGAAaatgcttcaaagataacatcaaaatcagcttgaagaaattcaacattacatctaaaacttGAGAAGATGTTGAACTCAATTGGTAGACCTTGAGGAAATCTGTTCAACAGAGGGTCACACTACATGAAAGTGACCTCCACTGAGAACAATCAGCAGCTGAacaaggagagactgaacaaccaaaaggCCCAAACACTAACCACAGCCAGCATCTACTCTTGCCCacgctgcaccagaatatgtggatcccagatcggCCTCCGCAGACACTCAAGGACCCACCAATaggcaaccccttaggagaacctTCATCCAGTCTTCACTGTGATTGGCTCTGTCCTAGATCCCTTATATAGGACCACAGCTTGCACACAATTGTGAAGTCACATGACAAACTTATAAGCCAACATGTTTTTGTCGTAAGATGGGCATTGGcaacagacccaaatgcaagacacagacactgaagtacaagGTACAGGACTAGGCATgtcaagaaagcaaaggaagtggGAAAGaatgacactggacaagacataGGCCCTGGATGAGACTAGGATAGGACTGGACTGGGAAAGCAGGACCTGAActaggaacttggaacctggacaaggattccgagccagagactggacagggatcTGGAacttgggtcttgactcaggctaaTTCTCTGGATCTAGGCAAGGATAAGACATGGCAAGGCAATGGGACTGGACATGGGGAACAGGACACAggactcctgggctggatgaagacatgaagctcagacttggacttgggagactggaaaagagccttggtcttgggagacaggaaggcagaaaacagagctttggtcttgggagacaggaacgcagaacacggagccaggacccttccttgggaacaggacatagggccaggactcatacacagaaagctgaccacagcaagacagttcccaacactaggtagcagcaaacagctggacctacctagcaaaggtgaggacacagagacagttcccaacactaagTAACagaaaacagccagacctacctcaCAAAGGCgtagacacaaagagacagttccaaacaacaaaagacagttccttatctggaCACAGTAAGGCTCCAGTCTTGCTCCAACGGCAGAACTTGACAGCGAGAATAGGCAAAGATGTAGGCAGGGCTCCAGGCCAGAGGTAGCAGGCGGGTCTTCAGCCAAGGGCTACAGaaaggaggggaagggaagggaacagtccagcctcagggtaacagcagaGATGACCTGGCTTACCCAACGAAGGCaaagacaggaagggacagatccaaccacagggtaacagcaaagacagcctttcttaccccacagaggcaaggccaggatactgacaagacaaaccagcacctacACATGAACCCAGGGCCTCTTATATTCTCAGCCTCAaatgagcatcaggtgcctatgattaagcccaactgaaacaaaggacagccagaagacctggACTCCTGAAATCACGGACCGAACTGTGAACCGGAACGCGGACCACGGACCGAACCATGACAGTGTTATAGTATCGTTCCTTCCAACTGTTGGAGTATAGCTTTGATAACATCGATAAGGTCAACAATTGTTTCTGCCCACTAGCCTGTAAATTAGGGGTTccaaaacttttttatgccatggatccctaccaaTAACAGCGGGGTctgtggacaccaggttgggaacccctgctctaaatggACATAATCTACAGGTCAGGAGGTGGCTCTTTGGTTACTTGTCAGGTGGCTAAGGAGAAATGACCTTTCCTGTGGTAGACAGCACAGAGACCTCTCTGTGATTACCAGTTTACCTTCGTGAAAATACCCATGACTGCAACATCTCTGCTGCCTCCTCATATATCCTCCTCTTCCCAACTGGAGATGCTGAGATTATAAATTCATCTATTAACAGAAGGATAGTGCAGCTCTACTTCCAAAAGAAGCTCATTTGTGGTGAGATGCAAAATCGTGATgagcaagattgaaataagtGTGGGTGCACTGAAGTAGCCGGTTTTCACTGTGATTGGCCCTATTGTCAAATCATGGCAAGAGATAATATTGCAGGCAGAGTTTGGGTTTTTTTTCGACATTAGGGCCAGTTCTGTGGCACGAGAAACATTGTCAAGGTGGGCATTTTGCACCAAGAGAAAGCTGGGACTAAATACCTCTGGGCAAGTTAACTACTGCTGGAGGGGTGAGTTCaagctaatttggcagaggaTTGGCCACTTACAAGACACTTTTAGAATAACTGTTGGGCAAACCAGAACATTAAACTGGAGAATTCTCTCAGTGTTAGTAAGGGTAAAAAAATCAGAGTGAATGGGGAAAATTCCACAAAGAACAATGATCATACTGTGCTCTAGTGAAGCAAATGTTGCATACACAGCACTTCTTAAAGAAAGCTATCTGAAATTATCTTTCCAAATCAAATTGCCCTTTGCTTTCCTGCTCAGTTCCATGGGTACCATCTGTTGCCATCTCACATTACATTGCAACCAATGACAAATATACTCAGCCCTGTGTTCAAATACTCCTGTGGCGTATGGTGTGAAATTTGGCAGCCTAAGTTGGCACAGTGCTGCCTGTTTGTGCTTTGTTTCAGGTGTACAGAACCTGACCTACCACACCTTTAAAGTGATTTCCCCTGTGAAATGCACTCAATGGATTTCACGGACAAACTGCCCAGATTTTGGAAGGCACTGAATTCTGTTCTGTGTGCATTGGAGAAGAACAGTGCCCACCTCCTCTCCCCTTTGCTGAAAACTGCGGAGAGCGATGCATCGGCATCTATACAGAATCATCCACAAAAGGTCTCTTGCTGGTCCCAAAGGATACACCCCACGATAGATATCAGTTGCTGTGGGATGGCCATCAATTCAGAAGAAGGGAGACGCTGTGGTCAGTCTGAAATCTACTGATCTCCCAGTAGAAGGATCCATCAACGACTGAGTGCTGCTAACACTCGGAAGTCCAAGGAATAGGTGCGGTGGAACACCCTCAAACAGGCATGACTTATGCAGGAGCCCTGTGTGGGAAGACCCTACATCATTGCACCCTACATCAAGCCTCCAGTGTATAGAGCACGGAAGAGGGGGAAGACTCTGCAGCATGCCCTTTCAAGAATGAATTATATTTACTACTTCCAAAGTGTTGGCTGAACATCTGTAGAACTATACTGTTGTTtgtgtgaattatgtacatttgtgcgtttttaaaaataattttcacTGAAAGAAATTATTGATCTTGCCTGTTAGCACATCCAAGACTGTTAGCTCAACTGTGTGAGCTGCtttcaactctccctctcatgGCCTGGTGCATCTGCAAGGAATattaccacaagaaagcagcatgcatcattaaggaccaccatccaGTGCATGTTCTCTTCTCAGTACTACTATCAGGCAGTGGGTACAGGAGCCTTCGGTCcctcaccatcaggttcagaaagttatcaccctacagccatcaggctcctgaaccagcatggataacttcactcatctcaatgaCTCCACAGCCTaaagactcacttccaaggactatacaactcatgttctcagtattatatatttgcttattattattattattatttgaataatttgtcttcttttgcacatttgctcTTTGTCTGTTTTCGTTTATGTATAGTATTCATAAATTCtactgcatttctttattttcctgtaaatgcctgcaagaaaatgaatctcaaagtagtatatgattacatactgtatatgtatattgatgataaatttattttgatttgCAACATTATAATGATATGCAGCTCCACATGCTTATTGTCTTTACTCTGTATCAACAACACATAGATGGAATATGGTTAATACCAAGGAATAGACATCACTGGACCTCTGCCAGTATGTCCATATGTTGTGCTTGGTCAGTGAAAAAGTGGCTCTGAACCTTTGCAAAGTAGACATCAGGCTAAAGTCGAAGGACATCATAAGAACCATCCAGGTTTTGAAGGACATCAGAATGCACGTTGAGCTGATGAGAATGTACAAGGGGAAAAAGCTCTTAGAAATAAATTAGGGCATGGCATTGATGAGAATGCTTGGAGGACCTTcatgaactcaatgggtcaaatagtTTCCTTCTTTCCAAAGAAGAACCCAAAGTCtgggaatggaaatggggaaAGGTATCTTTCCCCctcctttccccctcacctggtttcacctatcacctgccagcttgtattccttccccttcccccaccttcttattctggcttcttccttcctcctttccagtcctgatgaaagctctGCCCtggaacgttgactgcttatttctcttcatatatgctgcctgacctcctgagttccttcagcactttttgTATGCTTTctaagatttctagcatctgcagaatctcttatgcttATGCAGTATGAGCAAGTTAACAGAGCACATTATATGACAACAGTCCACGTGGTCTGTAATTATTGCCAGTAAGAAGTCACCAATGTTTTGAAATAGAGTCTATTCCAATACTTCTCAACATGTGCAGCTTAAAATTGCACCCTAATGTCTGCAATCAATAAGCAGAGGCAGCAGTCGCTCCAGCATGATTTTTCTCAAGATTGGTGCCCCACAAGATTGTGCCCTCAGCCCCCTACTCTAATCTCTGTGCACTCATAACTGGGTGGCTATATTTTGCTCTAACTCCATTTACAAGTTTGCAGAGCCCACCATTGTGAGCCATATCCCACTATGAGTCAAGGTACAGGACGGAGTTATAAAgggccagtcctgctgaaggattttggcccgaaacatcagctgtacttttttccatagatgctacctggcctgttgagttcctccagcatcttgtgtgtgttgctgagataCAGAGCCTAATGACAtgatgtcatgacaacaaccttcccttcaatgtcagcaaaacaaaagagctggacattgacttcaggagggagtGGGTGGGTGCAGTGCACGTGATCTGTACGTTGAGAGGAATTGAGTGAGTATCACCAATAATCTGCTCTGGTCCAACCATATTGATGTcttggccaagaaagctcactagcacttctacttcctcaggagccaagaaatttggcatgtcccctctCAGCTCGTTAATTTTTAATTGATGCAGCAACAAGAGGCATTCTACCCAGATGTTTCTAGGCTTGGCATGGCAACAGCTCTGCTTGTGACCACaagagttatggacacagctcagcacatcacagaaaccaacctcccttctatggactctgtctatacctctcactGCTTCCATAGGCAACCAGcgtaatcaaagactccacccagCCCAGATATTGTgattctccctcctcctatcaggcagaagatacagaagtctgaaagggCGGACTGTCAGATTCAGGGATAGTTTCTGCTGAGCAGTTCCCTGCTACTATAATGTGGTCTctagacctcacaatctacctcattgtgactTTGCATGGTACTgcccacctgcactgcacttacactttattttgttttctatAATTATTTACTTCTAATTAGCTCAATGTGATTCATATTTATGGTTTGCAAGAAAAggttttcactgtacatgtggcAATAGTAAACAAATTTAAATAATAAATCAAATTTATCATGAGTGATTGTCACTGTACATCTTTATttcaattaaaatataaagaatttATGTCACATACACTCGTTAGCAATAATATAGAAGAATTTACAACACTgactgaactgggagaatggCCTTGTAACATTTTTTGACAACACTGGTTAGTCAAGTATTTACAGCGTAAGTGCCAGACTGAATCTTTTACAACACAGTAATTTACTGCAAGCGTTACAGTCTACATAGTTCCTGAAAAGGAACAACAAATAATGCACTTCGAGTTCTGAAAGATGCCGGAATACTTCCACTCTAAAGCCTGCAAGAGGGAGTGCGGCTGGCGGCTGGTCGCGAACCGAAGTCTTGACTCCACTAGAGGTCCTTTCCCCTTCGGAGGTGGGCCGGGGGGTACAGGGTCACTGACAGGTGTGCAGCCTGGAGCTCTTGCCTTGGCCGGGACCTCCTCCCTTCTGCATCCGACACGAGAACCCCTGGGCGCAGTCGCACCTCTGAAATATCTCCAGGCCGTGCGACCCTTTGCGTTTGTGTTTGGTGCACACCTGGCCTTCCCTCAGCACCGGCTTACAGATCTTGGACCAGAAGTGCCGAGCGCAACACAAGCCCTGTGCGCAGTCGGACGATCGAAGGCACACGTCGCCTTCTTGACCTGGAAGGAAAGGAGAGAGCCTCATCAGCAAGCCACTCACAACTATGTCTCTTTGAACGTGCCTTATCATTTCGCTCTAAACCTACCTTTCACCCGGTGAGGCCTGGCAGACAGCGTCGTCTTCCGTGGATGTGCGTCCACAGTAGCGTCCCAGGTCTCCAGTATGGTCTCCTCGATTTCGCCCTGGATATGCTCCCCATCGTCGGGAATACACATACCTGCGTGCAATAAAATGCAGAGATCCAGTAAGTGATGAATCACTATCGGAAGAGGAAACATTTTCCGTCACTGCCATCCGCCCAAAAGGAAACCAGGTAACTTGATCAAAGGGTTAACTCAGTTCATCAGAATCCAGTGGGTGTGGGATGAGGTGGTCGTTGACTGGTTTTATAGTGGTAAAATTAATTGATATAGTTTCTGGGAGTTTCTCTTTTATGCTTTCTATCGCGTTTTGTCTTTTACATTTTTCATGGATGTAGGATTAATATTAGTCCTTCTGTGCCGAAACCGTTCACCCTTCCTGAAGACATACGGAATGTCGGTCAACTCCCCCGGGATCCCACTTGCTGAAATAATCCAGCCTATTTCCCCGAGAGGTCAGATTATATTTGCCAAGGGAAGCtagctactggaggaactcagcgggccaggcagcatctgcggagggaaatgagcagtcagtCCACCCTTCATCTAGAACGGAATGTGTGACTGTGTAAATCAGATGACTATTTATAATATAATTTAAACTCAGAAAGTTTCGCTTAGTCCTCCAGGTTCTCATCGCCCCTCCTTGCTCCCCCCACTGTCTTCCACTTTACACGTTCGCCCGCCCCTCCCCGCGTTTCCTTCCTGCGCTCACCGTTGCTGCAGCGAGTCCCCGGGCAGCACATTGCGTTTCGGGCGCAGCGTTTACGGCGTCGGCGGCAGTTCAGGCATTGCTGCGCGCCGGGACGAGAGCCGGAGCAAAACTGGTCGACGGAGCAGTCCTGGTCATCCAGGCAAACCGGGAACTGAGGGAaaggagagcagagtcagtccAACTCGTGTACAGCAGGGCATCCGCTGTAACTCGGGAGAAATCCGTAACACAGCAGCCCAGACACACAAACCCTGTGACCTGCACACACTAACATACATCCTGCAAAAGAAATCATAAGCGAGACGCACATCAGATTCTGCAGGTAATGCGCGGCGGACACGCATCATTCAGAAAGGAATGAACCGCAGAACTTTAAGTAAGGAAGCTTCATTATTGAATTGTTCTCATTTAATCAAATTTACtaaattgaaagaaaaagataCTGAAGGTACCAAAGTGACCAATTCCAGATTGCATAAGGTCTTCGGACTTGCTGTTGTTGACACTGCGCTGGAAGCAATGTCGGTGTTTCCCCTGGGAAATATTTACCTGGAATTGTTCGATGGCATGGTTCTTGGCTCCGTGGTGGACGGAGATCTGAGGAGTGACACTGGCCGGGTGAACCGCCCCGCTGCCCGTCTTGATAGCGTTGGAATTGAAGGCGCTCACTGCACCGCAGAAGCAAGCAGTCAAGAGAACCACTTCCAAGTACATGGTCAGCGCTTCAGTCTGCGCCGGCAACCGGAACAAAGTGATCGTCGGCAAAACACGAGCGTCTTTAACACACGCTCAAGATGGGCGATGTATATAGATCCGTCCTCCGACAAGTTGAGAGATGATCTGTTCGGAGCAGAAAACTTTCCCTCTATTGACCCCACCGGGCTCGGCAGCGGATTTATAGTTGCTGAGGTTGTTTGTGTTCCCGCCCCTTTGCCATGTGTGACAAAGCCCTGGCTGAAATTTCAAATGCTCGGATTTAAGGACGCTCCCGAGAATCTGCAAACCCCGTAGGGACCCTCCTGCCGGAGATGTAGAGTGTTAGGACCCTCCCGACTGCCAGCACATTATAGAGAGCTGCCTGATTACAGGCCAAGCACCACTGATAACTTTCCTTAACTTCCTCTTGCCCTCTCCCCCAGGTCTCATTCTAACTCCCTGTCATTTAACTCGCAGCACGCAAATAGAATAAACTGCATTCTCAGAACTGGGTTCTGAGTAGTAAATGCTGAGGTGCGAACGAAGTCAACGCCTATTTCCCTACATAGTACCATCCCAGACACGGCGGGAGGATTCTGTTTGCCGCGGTATTCGTCCTCACAAtgagtttgtttttattttgaagcCAGGGAGAGTTTCGAGATCTGCACCTTgtctggatggggggggggggggggggcggttgaatattcccagaggaactcagcagggcaggcagcatctatggaaaagagtacagctgacatttcgggccgagacccttcatgaggactcgggatgctgcctggccagctgagtttctccagcattctgtgtgtgctgcttggatttccagcatctacagtttttctcttgtttgcggtTGAAATATTCCGATAATTTTCGGTCCATTTGCAGTACTTGATCCGTGATTGTAATTGGCTAACTTTGAAATCCACTTGATTAAACACACCGGGGAGATCAAAGAGACCATGCAAACCCACGACAGAACAGTTTACACAATGAATTATCATGCTGCTTCGGTACAGTTAAGCAAATACAGACTGCTCAGCACTTAATGATAAGCAACTGGAAACGGCTTCTCTGAACTGCTGCTGTGGGCTTTTCCTTGCGATATCTGTATTAGTACCCGTCCAGTGCTTTAGCTGGGACAGATTTAAAGTGAGTCGGAAAGATAAAGGGGACAAAATCTTTCCAAATTTTTTTCCCCCTGTGGGAATAAACATCCATTACAGAACGCAATAAACAGTTTTGATGTCCTAATTTATCCATTTTTATTTTGGGGTGGAGGTGGGGAATTGATTTAGAAAgcattttcaaaacattttatttttgtttgacATCTTCAGATTACTAACATGGAATTTCGGGATTACATTGGACAAGATTCTTGAAACCCGAGGACGCTGGAACAAGAAGACAAGGAAGAGGACGATAGTGCTAGTGGGAGATTTCAATTGGTATTGACTGTGCCACCCAGCGTGCTAATGGCCAGGAAGGGGCAAAAATTGTGGAGTGCATCGAAgacagtttcctcacacattatGCAAAGGAatattcccctcccccccccccccgcttcctgtattccccactctgaccttctcacctgcctattcttcttcacttatcaccttccagctagcctccttcccctccactccccacctttttattctggtatcttctctcttccttctcactcctgaagaagggtctcggcccgaaatatcgaccATCAGTTtgtttccatgaatgctgcctgacctgctgagttcctccagtattttgtgtgtgttgatacagAGGAACTCTTTGGAAGGAGCAATACTGGACCTCCTCTTGGGGAATAAGGTGAGCAAAGTAACTGGAGTGGCGGTTGGGGAAAACTTTTGGTTCAGTGACCACAATTATATTAGTCTTAAAAGAATTATGGAAAAAGATAAAAATGATCCATAGGTTACGGTCCTTAACTGGGGCAGGGCTAGATTTGAGGATATTAAGCTGGGGTTGACTGGGTGACTCTACTTAAAGGCAAATGAACAGTTGTcaagtgggaggcttttaagTCATACCAAGGGGTCACTGTTAGGGTGAAGTAACATGCTGCACCTGGACTCTTGGTATGACTCTTTCATACTCAAGGTAGTATCAAGTTCAGCGAACCTTGGCTGATGAGAGATATCAAGATTCTTGTAAGGAAAAAGAATACACTGTACTTAGACAGCTGATACAAATGAATCCTATGATGAATATAAAAAGTTTCAGGCCAGTTTTTAAGAGGGAAATTGGGGACAAAAAGAAGGAACAAGATGGATTTGGCAAACAGCGTTAAAGATAATCCCAAGATGTTATTCAGTTATATATCCTCTTAAAGACCATGAGGGTTGTCTATGTGTGAATCTGTAGGAAATGGCTGAGATTTTTTAATGTCTATTTCTCCTCAGTATTTATGAAAACAAATATCATAGATTGCAAAGAAATGAGGGTTGATGTAGTGAGGTCTTGGATCATGTGCACATTATGTGGAAGGAGGTATTtgcagccttgaagcacattcTCCATAAGGTGGGAAAATCCCCAGGGTAACCCCAAACCTGTGGATGTCAGGGGAAAATCATGGAGGCCCTTGTAGAAATATTTGCTTTGTTGTTAGCCGCTGGCAAAGTTCCAGAAAACCAGGAGGGTAGTTAATATTGTTCTATTGTTCAAGAAGGGCAGCAAGGACATGCCAGGGAACTATATTCTGGGAAGCCTGACTTAGTTGTTGGGAATCACTGGGaggaattctgagggacaagatATACTATCACTTGGATAATTAAAGGCTAATTAGTAAGCATAGTCAGCAGAGTTTTGTATTTGAGAGTTCATGTCTGACAtgagagttttttgaagaggtagctaagaggatagatgaaggtagggcagtggatgttgcctttgtggaatttagtaaggcttttgacaatgtTCTGCGTGGATTATCTGGAAGATTAGGTTGCAGATGATTCAGGGTGAGCTAGCATGGTAGATCAGAACTGGCTTGatgatagaaagcagagagtaatGGCTGAAGGTCAATTCTCCATCTGAAGACGTTTGACTAGaagggtgctgcagggatcagtgttggcaCATTTGtattcattatttatgtaaattATT from Hemitrygon akajei chromosome 23, sHemAka1.3, whole genome shotgun sequence encodes:
- the dkk1b gene encoding dickkopf-related protein 1b; this translates as MYLEVVLLTACFCGAVSAFNSNAIKTGSGAVHPASVTPQISVHHGAKNHAIEQFQFPVCLDDQDCSVDQFCSGSRPGAQQCLNCRRRRKRCARNAMCCPGTRCSNGMCIPDDGEHIQGEIEETILETWDATVDAHPRKTTLSARPHRVKGQEGDVCLRSSDCAQGLCCARHFWSKICKPVLREGQVCTKHKRKGSHGLEIFQRCDCAQGFSCRMQKGGGPGQGKSSRLHTCQ